In Achromobacter xylosoxidans A8, a single window of DNA contains:
- a CDS encoding VOC family protein — MAQKERHKGRLIDHIGLVVRDLSASKAFYTAVCNALKIPIGGSDDKNFWADELFISAPGSAEVQGELTGRIHLAFQAEDQAMVDAFYQAAMAHGGRDNGPPGERLAYHPGYYAAFVLDPDGNNIEAVSRTRAERSAASVRITY; from the coding sequence ATGGCGCAGAAAGAACGACATAAGGGCCGCTTGATCGATCACATCGGGCTGGTCGTGCGCGACCTGTCCGCCAGCAAGGCGTTCTATACCGCGGTCTGCAATGCGCTGAAGATTCCCATCGGCGGCTCCGACGACAAGAACTTCTGGGCGGACGAGCTGTTCATCTCCGCGCCCGGCAGCGCCGAGGTACAGGGCGAACTGACCGGCCGCATACACCTGGCCTTCCAGGCGGAAGACCAGGCCATGGTGGATGCCTTCTACCAGGCGGCGATGGCGCACGGCGGCCGGGATAACGGCCCGCCGGGCGAGCGTCTTGCCTACCATCCCGGCTACTACGCGGCATTCGTGCTGGATCCGGACGGCAACAACATCGAAGCCGTCTCCCGCACGCGGGCCGAGCGCAGCGCGGCCTCGGTGCGGATCACCTACTGA
- a CDS encoding VOC family protein encodes MNLGINVAGVYVDDQDAALAFYVDKLGFRVHTDVRNGPYRWLTVQHPDQPSFQLGLFAPGPPIHDEATAQTLRAMVAKGAMPPLVLHVADCRESYARLQAQGVEFTQEPIERYGSVDAGFRDPAGNGWKMIQAPRGAA; translated from the coding sequence ATGAACTTAGGCATCAATGTGGCGGGCGTGTACGTGGACGATCAGGACGCGGCGCTGGCGTTCTACGTCGACAAGCTCGGATTCCGCGTCCATACGGACGTGCGCAACGGACCGTACCGGTGGCTGACGGTGCAGCATCCGGATCAGCCCTCGTTTCAGCTCGGCTTGTTCGCGCCCGGTCCGCCCATCCACGACGAGGCCACCGCGCAGACCTTGCGCGCCATGGTCGCCAAGGGCGCGATGCCGCCTCTGGTGCTGCACGTGGCCGACTGCCGGGAAAGCTACGCCCGGCTGCAGGCGCAGGGCGTCGAGTTCACGCAGGAACCGATCGAACGCTACGGCAGCGTGGACGCGGGTTTCCGCGATCCGGCGGGCAACGGTTGGAAGATGATCCAGGCGCCACGGGGCGCGGCATGA
- a CDS encoding aminotransferase class I/II-fold pyridoxal phosphate-dependent enzyme — MNKPLSAKQSGAKRQEASLDLPRDAARPGESKQAWVYREIRERILKGALPSGARLPSTRSLAGRWHIARSTVEAAYDQLRSEGYTAGTVGSGTYVAAVIPDNFFRTGLPGEGAATPKARGPMSASQAAMAAPAPDASAPPPAPHVAALLAPFPSNSLFFSRSADAALFPMERWRKGLMASARRVTPAQLANDEPQGWRPLREQIARYLGAARGISCDPDQVIVLGGIRDGLDLCGHLLLQPQDRVLIEDPGYLNAEPIFGQYTRHVVPLAIDAEGFPVARARNQRGVKLVHVTPAHQAPTGVTMPVSRRLELLDWAAQAGWWIVEDDYDSEFSYDGAPLAALKSLDTADRVIHCGSFNKTLFNALRIGYAVVPKALAPDFVQARRRAGRSPSIIEQMTLAAFLQDGSFARHVRKARGVYARRRDAALRALRQAVGSDELRVSGEHAGFHLLWRLPPGWDMTQAVVAARAAGVGMQPLADFCRKVDLPPGVVVGYSAVQEDALSRLGTLLAQAAPGEGPQQDPALLRRLLRVKDRMDAASHEAWPVERLAEVSGISKAHFAHSFKRAFGLPPHRYLLTRRIEQSVAMLRDTEQSVTEIAYATGWESLGTYSRIFRDITGLSPSAMRAQARTEAQPLDRMPACVVKAAQRPDLNIAVLEKRRREADGKFPPSTQEVL; from the coding sequence ATGAACAAGCCACTTTCCGCGAAACAGTCAGGCGCGAAGCGCCAGGAAGCCAGCCTGGACTTGCCGCGGGATGCGGCGCGGCCCGGGGAGTCCAAGCAGGCCTGGGTCTACCGCGAGATCCGCGAACGCATCTTGAAGGGTGCGTTGCCCTCCGGCGCGCGCCTGCCGTCCACGCGCAGCCTGGCCGGACGCTGGCATATTGCGCGCTCCACGGTCGAGGCTGCCTACGATCAGCTGCGCAGCGAAGGCTATACCGCGGGCACGGTCGGATCGGGTACTTATGTGGCGGCGGTGATCCCGGACAACTTCTTCCGGACGGGGCTGCCAGGCGAGGGCGCCGCTACGCCCAAGGCGCGGGGGCCGATGTCCGCATCGCAAGCAGCCATGGCCGCGCCCGCGCCAGACGCCAGCGCGCCGCCGCCTGCGCCGCACGTGGCCGCGCTCTTGGCGCCGTTCCCGTCCAACTCCCTGTTCTTCTCGCGCAGCGCCGACGCCGCGCTCTTTCCCATGGAACGCTGGCGCAAGGGCTTGATGGCCAGCGCCCGGCGCGTGACGCCGGCCCAGTTGGCCAACGACGAGCCGCAAGGTTGGCGCCCGCTGCGCGAGCAGATCGCCCGCTACCTGGGCGCGGCCCGTGGCATCAGCTGCGATCCGGACCAGGTCATCGTGCTGGGCGGCATCCGGGACGGCCTGGACCTCTGCGGCCATCTCCTGTTGCAGCCGCAGGACAGGGTGCTGATCGAGGATCCCGGCTACCTGAACGCCGAACCCATCTTCGGCCAGTACACCCGCCACGTCGTGCCGCTGGCCATCGACGCCGAAGGCTTTCCGGTTGCGCGGGCCCGCAATCAACGCGGCGTGAAGCTGGTGCACGTCACGCCCGCCCACCAGGCGCCCACCGGCGTCACCATGCCGGTCTCGCGCCGCCTGGAGCTGCTCGACTGGGCCGCGCAAGCCGGCTGGTGGATCGTCGAGGACGACTACGACAGCGAATTCAGCTATGACGGCGCGCCGCTGGCCGCCCTGAAAAGCCTGGACACGGCCGACCGCGTCATCCACTGCGGCAGCTTCAACAAGACCCTGTTCAATGCCTTGCGCATCGGCTATGCGGTGGTACCCAAGGCGCTGGCGCCCGATTTCGTGCAGGCACGCCGCCGGGCGGGGCGCTCGCCCAGCATCATCGAGCAGATGACCTTGGCAGCGTTCCTGCAGGACGGCAGTTTCGCGCGCCACGTGCGCAAGGCGCGCGGCGTCTACGCGCGCCGCCGCGACGCCGCGCTGCGCGCCTTGCGCCAGGCGGTTGGCAGCGACGAACTGCGCGTCAGCGGCGAGCACGCCGGCTTCCATCTGCTGTGGCGGCTGCCGCCGGGCTGGGATATGACGCAGGCCGTGGTGGCGGCGCGGGCTGCGGGTGTGGGCATGCAGCCGCTGGCGGATTTCTGCCGCAAGGTAGACCTGCCGCCGGGCGTGGTGGTGGGCTATAGCGCGGTGCAGGAAGACGCCTTGTCGAGGCTGGGAACGCTGCTGGCGCAAGCGGCGCCGGGCGAAGGCCCGCAGCAGGACCCGGCGCTGCTGCGCCGCCTGCTGCGAGTCAAGGACCGCATGGACGCCGCCTCGCACGAGGCCTGGCCGGTGGAGCGCCTGGCCGAGGTCAGCGGCATTTCCAAGGCGCACTTCGCGCATTCCTTCAAACGCGCCTTCGGCCTGCCGCCGCATCGCTACCTGCTGACGCGGCGCATCGAGCAAAGCGTGGCCATGCTGCGGGATACGGAGCAGAGCGTCACGGAAATCGCCTACGCCACGGGCTGGGAAAGCCTGGGCACCTACAGCCGCATCTTCCGTGATATCACCGGGCTGAGTCCCAGCGCCATGCGCGCGCAGGCGCGGACCGAAGCGCAGCCGCTGGACCGGATGCCCGCCTGCGTGGTGAAGGCCGCGCAGCGCCCCGATCTCAATATCGCTGTTTTGGAGAAGCGGCGGCGCGAGGCCGACGGTAAATTTCCGCCATCAACCCAGGAGGTCTTATGA